Genomic DNA from Peribacillus sp. FSL H8-0477:
ACAATATAATCTGTATGACCAAGGTCACTCAGGACCTTGGCAATTGAACTATTTAACATTCCGTATCGTTTCATGTTAAACTCCCTTCGACCTCAGCTCTTGTAGGCATACCGCCTTGTGCGCCAAACTTTGTCACAGAAATCGCTGCTGCCTTGTTCGCAAACTTTAGACTTTCTTCATAACTCTTTCCTTCAGCCACAGCAACTGCAAAAGCTCCATTAAAGGTATCTCCTGCTCCGGTTGTGTCTACTGCTTTCACTGAGAAACTAGGAATCACTTTTTCAATCATTCCATCAAAATAACGAACCCCTTTTTCACCCTCAGTGATGAAGAGCTTATTTGGGTATTTCTTTAATACGTCAGTTCGATTAATCCCAGCAAATAAAACGGAACATTCATGTTCGTTTGGTGTCAGATAAGTCGTACTTTCAATGACTTCTTCACTTAGTAATCTAGCTGGTGCAGGATTTAATAATAATTTTATCCCCAGCTCTTTACATAAGCGTGCCGTATATTCTACCGTTTCCACAGGAATTTCTTGCTGAATCATCACGATATCCGCTTCTTTAATGACTGCACTTGCCTTTTGGACATAATCAGGAGTAATCCAATCATTGGCGCCTTTTACCACAATGATACTATTATCCCCTTCTGCAAGCGTGATATGGGCAGTACCTGAAGCGATATCTGGAACGGGTTCCACACAGCTTGTATTAACTCCATTTATGTTTAAATTCTTTAGTATAATTGATCCATAAACATCATCACCGACTCTGCCAATCATGGTCACTTCTGCACCAAGTCGTGCAGCTGCTACTGCTTGATTTGCCCCTTTTCCTCCTGGTACGGTGCTAAAGGTTTCACCAAGCACGGTTTCGCCAGCTGCTGGTCTTTTTTCGGATGTGACAACTAAATCCATTGATGAGCTGCCTATTACTGCTATCTTCACCATGTTTACATCCCCTTTCTTGTTGTTTGTCTATCGATAAAAGTTACGTCCAATTTTATATGTTGTTCCATAAGGTGTTCACTATTTATCATTTTAATTAATGTTTCTGCTGCAACTTCTCCCATTTCATAAGCTGGCTGTCTAATTGTAGATAGCGCGGGATACAGCAGGGCACACATAGGAATATCATCATAGCCAATAATCTGAAGATCTTCAGGGATTCGTCTTCCTAACCTCAGTCCTTCTTGAAGAATGGCTGAAGCCACAATATCATTACACGCTATCACTCCATCTGTCTCCGGATATTTCTCAAACAATTCCTTTGCACAGCTCTTTGCACCCTGGAAGGATAACATTGAATCAAGCACCTGAACGTTTACACCTTCTGTGTTTTGAAGCAGCTCTAAAGCAGATTGATAACGTTCCCGAACTGGCTTAATCGTAATTGGCCCTCTTACAAGGGTAATCTCTTTACTGCCTCTCTCCGTTAATACAGCTGCAGCAAGTTCCCCTCCGGCATGTTGGTCAGCATAGACGGCTGGAAGATCCTCCGTAGTCCGGTCTAACAGGACAACTGGCATATTTAGATCCTGGTAATTCCGATCATTATACTCACTTGTCGAAGCAATGATACCAATGATGTTATTTTGAGAGAATGTGTTAATATATTCTCGTTCTTTTTCCTGTTTACCATCGCTATTCCCAATGATTAAACGGTAACCTCTCCGCTGAAGATAATCTTCAACTCCTCGAGATAATTCAGGAAAAAAAGGATTGGTGATGTCAGGAAGGATTAGACCAATTAATTTAGACTTGCGCTTATAAAGAGAGCGGGCGACTTCGTTCGGCTTATACTGAAGCTTACTAACCGCAAGTTCTACCGCCTTCTTGGTATCTATATGCGCATATCCACTTCCATTAATGACTCTTGATACAGTAGCAACGGAAACTCCTGCTTCTTTTGCTACATCCCTGATTGTGACCAATTTCCTCAACTCTCTCCCTTTATGTAACCGTTTCCACAAATACACTTTATCATGCATTTTCCGTTTTTACAACCAATAATTATTACCTTGCAAGAATTCTTAAGGTTATCTTAAGAATCCTTCCTTATTATGAAGTCATTCCAACACGACAGGAGGTCAGAAATAATGAACGGCTTAAAAGGAAGACGCGAGTTAAAGCATGGTATTACCAAGGCTGACTGTTATCTGCTAAGAAATAATCTTCAGCATTTTATGACACTTGATTCCCATGGTAATAATGGAAAATATTTAATTCGCAGTGTCTACTTCGACAATTTTGATAACAAAATCATGAATCAGAAAACGGAAGGCTATTATCACCGTGATAAATTCAGGGCCAGGTTGTATGACAATAATACCGACTTTATTAATTTGGAGAAAAAAAGTAAGCGGGACAATTTGACATACAAACAAAAGTGTAAAATCACAGCTGCTGAATATGAACAAATGCGCATAGGCGAACTTGATTGGATGGCAGAGGATTCGCGGGACTTAATTCGCGAATTATATATCAATATGAATCTATATCAACTTAAGCCAACGACGGTAGTAGATTATGAACGGGAAGTATTTATCTATCCGCATGGTAATGTCCGTGTCACG
This window encodes:
- the rbsK gene encoding ribokinase, whose amino-acid sequence is MVKIAVIGSSSMDLVVTSEKRPAAGETVLGETFSTVPGGKGANQAVAAARLGAEVTMIGRVGDDVYGSIILKNLNINGVNTSCVEPVPDIASGTAHITLAEGDNSIIVVKGANDWITPDYVQKASAVIKEADIVMIQQEIPVETVEYTARLCKELGIKLLLNPAPARLLSEEVIESTTYLTPNEHECSVLFAGINRTDVLKKYPNKLFITEGEKGVRYFDGMIEKVIPSFSVKAVDTTGAGDTFNGAFAVAVAEGKSYEESLKFANKAAAISVTKFGAQGGMPTRAEVEGSLT
- a CDS encoding LacI family DNA-binding transcriptional regulator yields the protein MRKLVTIRDVAKEAGVSVATVSRVINGSGYAHIDTKKAVELAVSKLQYKPNEVARSLYKRKSKLIGLILPDITNPFFPELSRGVEDYLQRRGYRLIIGNSDGKQEKEREYINTFSQNNIIGIIASTSEYNDRNYQDLNMPVVLLDRTTEDLPAVYADQHAGGELAAAVLTERGSKEITLVRGPITIKPVRERYQSALELLQNTEGVNVQVLDSMLSFQGAKSCAKELFEKYPETDGVIACNDIVASAILQEGLRLGRRIPEDLQIIGYDDIPMCALLYPALSTIRQPAYEMGEVAAETLIKMINSEHLMEQHIKLDVTFIDRQTTRKGM
- a CDS encoding polyphosphate polymerase domain-containing protein; the protein is MNGLKGRRELKHGITKADCYLLRNNLQHFMTLDSHGNNGKYLIRSVYFDNFDNKIMNQKTEGYYHRDKFRARLYDNNTDFINLEKKSKRDNLTYKQKCKITAAEYEQMRIGELDWMAEDSRDLIRELYINMNLYQLKPTTVVDYEREVFIYPHGNVRVTFDSNVRTSYLNTDFLNPDLVMVEALDPNDIILEVKFDEFLPDIIKSLLQVVNTRKTAYSKYLLSRRYG